GATGGAGGTGACTTTCTGTACGTCACGCAATTGGATGATCAAATCGTCAATGATCCGGCTATTGATCGGGTCGAGACCCGCCGAGGGCTCGTCAAAAAGGACTAGCTCCGGATCCAGAGCGAGGGCCCGTGCTAGTCCCGCCCGTTTTTGCATGCCGCCACTGAGCTCAGAGGGGATCTTTTCCCCGTCATCTTTAAGACCAATTAATTCTAATTTCTGATCAATGATGGTATTGATTTCGCTGTCATTTTTGGTCGTTAGCTCATGGAGGGGGAGGCCGACGTTGTCCCGGATATTCATGGAGCTAATCAGGGCGGCATTCTGGTAAACCATACCGATGTGCCGGCGGACCTTGTTCAAGGCGGGCCGCGACAGTCGGGTCATATCCTCTTCCTTAAACATGACGCAACCCTGATCCACTTTGAGAAGTCCCACGAGAACGGAGAGTAATGTGCTTTTTCCGCAACCGCTGAGTCCCATGATGACGAGAACTTCCTGAGCGTTGACCGATAAGTCCACTCCATCCAGAATGACCTTGTCCGCGAATTTTAATTTCACGCCCTGCATCCTGACGAGTGATGGGGGGGCTGTGCTCATGGGAAAAATGTGACGA
Above is a genomic segment from Verrucomicrobiota bacterium containing:
- a CDS encoding ATP-binding cassette domain-containing protein — protein: MSTAPPSLVRMQGVKLKFADKVILDGVDLSVNAQEVLVIMGLSGCGKSTLLSVLVGLLKVDQGCVMFKEEDMTRLSRPALNKVRRHIGMVYQNAALISSMNIRDNVGLPLHELTTKNDSEINTIIDQKLELIGLKDDGEKIPSELSGGMQKRAGLARALALDPELVLFDEPSAGLDPINSRIIDDLIIQLRDVQKVTSIVVTHQMDSAFAIATRMAFLHEGKIIYDGTPDGFRHSDHPIIQKFLTPPSTSKLDGK